From the Acidovorax sp. NCPPB 3576 genome, the window TGGCGGCGGGGCACAAGACGCTGGTGCCGGCCATCATCCAGTCGCTCAAGGACCAGGGCGCGGACGACATCATCGTCTTCGTGGGCGGCGTGATCCCGGTGCAGGACTACGACTTCCTCTACGAGGCGGGCGTGAAGGGCGTGTACGGCCCCGGCACGCCGATTCCGGCCAGCGCCAAGGACGTGCTGGAGCAGATCCGCAAGGCCTTTGCCGCATGAAGACCGCGACCGTCGGCCGGGCGACCGTGCGCGCGCCATGGCGCCGCCTGGAGGTGCCGCATTGACCTCTCCTGCGTTCACCTGGCATCCGGTGGCTGAAGCGGACTTCGAGCCCATGCTGGCGCTGCGCACCGCGGCCATGCGCGAAAGCCTGGAGCGCGTGGGCCGCTACACGCCCGAGCGTTCGCGCGAGCGGCTGCGCGCGGCTTTCACCCCCGAACACATGCGGCACCTGGTCGCACCCGACGGGCGGCGCATGGGCTTCGTCACCGTGCTGTCCGAGGGCGACCGGACGCTGCGGCTGCAGCACCTGTACCTGCACCCCGACTGGCAGGGCGCCGGCGTGGGTGCGGCCGTGCTGGCCCAGGTGCAGGACCGGGCGCGCCGCGAAGGGGCCGTGCTGCGCGTGACCGCGCTGCAGCGCAGCGATGCCAACCGCTTCTACCAGCGCCACGGCTTCGTGCAGACCGGCGAGGAAGACGTGGACGTGCACTACGAGTGGCGGCCCGAAGGGCGGGCCGAATGAGCGTGCCGGTGCCTTCGTCCGCTTCTTCGCCGGTGCCTTCGCCCCATCGGCAACCTTCTGCCGGCGGCTGGCTCGACGGCATCCTGCACGGCGCCGAGGCCGTCCAGCGCCGGGCCATGTCCAAGGCGATCACGCTGCTTGAATCGACCCGTGCCGACCACCGTGCGCAGGGCGACGAGCTGCTCACCGCCTTGCTGCCGCACACCGGCCAGTCGTTTCGCCTCGGCATCAGCGGCGTGCCGGGCGTGGGCAAATCCACCTTCATCGAAGTGCTGGGCCTGCACCTGATCGGCCTGGGCCACCGCGTGGCCGTGCTCACCATCGACCCGTCCTCCACCGTGTCGGGCGGCTCCATCCTGGGCGACAAGACCCGCATGGAACACCTGTCCATGCACGAGAAGGCCTATATCCGACCCAGCCCGTCCAGCGGCACCCTGGGCGGCGTGGCCGAGAAGACGCGCGAGGCGATGCTGGTGTGCGAAGCAGCAGGCTACGACATCGTCATGGTCGAAACCGTCGGCGTGGGCCAGAGCGAGATCGCCGTGGCCGGCATGACCGACATGTTCGTGCTGCTGCAGCTGCCCAACGCGGGCGACGACCTGCAGGCCATCAAGAAAGGCGTGATGGAGATCGCCGATCTGGTCGTCATCAACAAGGCCGACATCGACCCGCACGCCGCCACCCGCGCCGAGGCGCAGATCACTTCCAGCCTGCGGCTGCTGAGCCAGCACGGCAACCCCGAGCGCTCGCTGGGCCACCCGCGCCACGCGCCGGCAGCGGGCCACGGCGAAGCGCAGGTTGAAAGTCCAGCCGAACCACTGGCTCCGCCCGACACCGCCCCCTGGCAGCCGAAGGTGCTGCAGATCAGCGCGCTGCAAGGCAAAGGCATCGACGCCTTCTGGGCCGCCGTCAGCCAGTTCCGCCGCCTGCAGACCGCCAACGGCCGGCTTGCCCGCCGCCGCGAAAAGCAATCGCTGGCCTGGATGTGGGAGCGCATCGAGGCGGGCCTTCGGCACGCGTTTCGCCAGCACCCCGAGGTGCGGGCGCTGCTGCCCACGCTGCAGGCGGATGTGGCGGCGGGGCGCATTGCCGCATCCACTGCAGCACGAAATCTGCTCGCAGCACAAGAAAAATCCCGGCATGCTGCTATTAAATAAATAGCAAAAAATCACCACCGAAAGAGCGACCCATGCAAGACATCCTCGAACAACTGGAGCAAAAGCGCCAACTCGCCCGCCAGGGCGGCGGACAAAAGCGCATCGACGCGCAGCACAAGAAGGGCAAGCTCACCGCGCGCGAGCGCATCGAACTGCTGCTGGACGACGGCACGTTCGAGGAATGGGACATGTTCGTGGAGCACCGCTGCACCGACTTCGGCATGGAAGGCCAGAAGATCCCCGGCGACGGCGTGGTGACCGGCTACGGCATGATCAACGGCCGCCTGGTCTTTGTCTTCAGCCAGGACTTCACCGTGTTCGGCGGCGCGCTGTCGGAAACGCATGCCGAGAAGATCTGCAAGGTCATGGACCAGGCCATGAAGGTGGGCGCGCCCGTCATCGGACTCAACGATTCGGGCGGCGCGCGCATCCAGGAGGGCGTGGCATCGCTCGGCGGCTATGCCGACGTGTTCCAGAAGAACGTGCTGGCCAGCGGCGTCATTCCGCAGATCAGCATGATCATGGGCCCCTGCGCCGGCGGCGCCGTGTACTCGCCCGCCATGACCGACTTCATCTTCATGGTCAAGGACAGCAGCTACATGTTCGTGACCGGCCCCGAGGTGGTCAAGACCGTCACGCACGAGGAAGTCACGGCCGAGGAGCTGGGCGGCGCCGGCACCCACACCACCCGCAGCGGCGTGGCCGACATGGCGTTCGAGAACGACGTCGAAGCGCTGATGATGCTGCGCCGCCTGTACAACTACCTGCCGCTCAACAACCGCGAAAAGCCGCCCGTGCGCCCGAGCAACGATCCGGCCGACCGCATGGACATGAGCCTGGACACCCTCGTGCCCGAGAACCCCAACAAGCCCTACGACATGAAGGAGCTGATCGCCAAGGTGGTGGACGACGGCGACTTCTTCGAGCTGCAGCCCGACTATGCGAAGAACATCGTCATCGGCCTGGCGCGCATGGAAGGGCAGACCGTGGGCATCGTCGCCAACCAGCCGCTGGTGCTGGCCGGCTGCCTGGACATCAAGAGCAGCATCAAGGCCGCGCGCTTCGTGCGGTTCTGCGACGCGTTCAACATTCCCGTGGTCACCTTCGTGGACGTGCCCGGCTTCATGCCCGGCACGGCCCAGGAGTACGGCGGCATCATCAAGCACGGCGCCAAGCTGCTGTATGCGTATGCCGAGTGCACCGTGCCCAAGATCACCGTCATCACCCGCAAAGCGTATGGCGGCGCGTATGACGTGATGAGCTCCAAGCACCTGCGCGGCGACGTCAACCTCGCCTGGCCCCACGCCGAGATCGCCGTGATGGGCGCCAAGGGCGCGGTGGAGATCATCTTCCGCGAAGACAAGAACGACCCCGCCAAGCTCGCCGCCCGCGAGGCCGAGTACAAAAAACGTTTTGCCAACCCGTTCGTCGCCAGCGCCCGCGGCTTCATCGACGACGTGATCCTGCCGCACGAGACGCGCAAGCGCATCTGCCGCAGCCTGGTGATGCTGCAGGGCAAGAAACTGGAGAACCCGTGGCGCAAGCACGGGAACATTCCGCTGTGAGCGACGGCAAGCCGATGAAAACCGTCTGGATCGTCGATGGCGCGTACCTGTTCAACTATGGCAAGGGCCGACCCTTCGACTACCTCAAGCTCAAGAACGAGATCACCCGGTTGAACGGCGGGCCGATCCACGAGAGCTACTACCTGAACTCGGCGACCGACCCATCGACGGACGCCCAGAACGCGTTCCACTCCTGGATCAAGACCGCACCGCCCATCGGGCCGAAATTCCGCGTGCAGCTCTACAAGCTAAAGAAGATGCACATGAACTGCCCCAACTGCGGCCATTCGTTCGACCGCTGGGTGCAAAAGGGCGTGGACGTGGGCATTGCCACGCTGATCATCAAGCTGGCGGCGCAGAACGTGTACGACCGGCTGATTCTTTCGGCTGGCGACGGAGATTTCGAAGACGCCATTTCGTATGTGAAGTCCGAGCTGCACAAAGAGGTGTGGGTGTCGGGCTCCACGGCCAACCTGTCGCCCGACCTGCAGTCGTACTCCGACAACGTGCTGTGGATGGAAGACATGAGCCCGGCCATCGATCGCAATTCCTGAGCGCTGAGCCCTGTGCCCTGTGCCGCAGAAGACGCCAGACAACGCCTGTTAGAACACATCCAACCGCCAACACCATGTTCACCAAAATCCTGATCGCCAACCGGGGCGAAATCGCGTGCCGGGTCATCGCCACCGCCAAGAAGATGGGCATCGCCACCGTGGCGGTGTATTCCGATGCCGACAAGGAAGCGCGCCACGTCAAGCTGGCCGACGAGGCCGTGCACATCGGGGCGGCGCCCAGCCGCGAGAGCTACCTGCAGGCCGACCGCATCATCGCGGCCTGCAAGCAGACCGGCGCGCAGGCCGTGCACCCGGGCTACGGTTTTCTGTCGGAGAACGAAGCCTTCGCCAAGCGCGTGGAGGAGGAGGGCATCGTCTTCATCGGCCCCAAGCACCATTCCATCGCGGCCATGGGCGACAAGATCGCCTCCAAGAAACTGGCGAACGAGGCGAAGGTCAGCACTATTCCCGGCTGGAACGACGCCATCGAGTCGGCCGAGCGCGCGGTGGAGATCGCCCGGGACATCGGCTATCCCGTGATGATCAAGGCGTCCGCCGGTGGCGGCGGCAAGGGCCTGCGCGTGGCGTACAACGACAAGGAGGCCCTGGAGGGCTTCACCTCATGCCGCAACGAGGCGCGCAACAGCTTCGGCGACGACCGCATCTTCATCGAGAAGTTCGTGCAGGAGCCGCGCCACATCGAGATCCAGGTGCTGGGCGACAGCCAGGGCAACGTGATCTACCTGAACGAGCGCGAATGCTCCATCCAGCGCCGCCACCAGAAGGTGATCGAGGAGGCGCCATCGCCCTTCATCTCCGACGCGACGCGCAAGGCGATGGGCGAGCAGGCCGTGGCCCTGGCCAAGGCGGTGAACTATCAGAGCGCCGGCACGGTGGAGTTCGTGGTCGGCAAGGACCAGGACTTCTATTTCCTGGAGATGAACACGCGCCTGCAGGTGGAGCATCCGGTGACGGAATGCATCACCGGCCTGGACCTGGTCGAGCTGATGATCCGCGTGGCTGCGGGCGAGCCGTTGCCGCTCACGCAAGCGGATGTCAAACGCGATGGCTGGGCCATCGAGTGCCGCATCAACGCCGAAGACCCGTTCCGCAACTTTCTGCCCTCCACCGGCCGCCTGGTGCGCTTTCAGCCGCCGGAGGAGTCGATGTTCCAGGCCGACACCACGAAAAAGCTGGGCGTTCGGGTGGACACGGGCGTGTACGAGGGCGGCGAGATCCCGATGTACTACGACTCGATGATCGCCAAGCTCATCGTGCACGGCCAGGACCGGGACGATGCCATCCACAAGATGCGTGCGGCGCTCAACGGGTTCGTGATCCGCGGCGTGGGCAGCAACATCCCGTTCCAGGCCGCGCTGCTGGCCCACCCGCGTTTCGTGGCGGGCGATTTCAACACCGGCTTCATCGCCGAGAACTACAGCCAGGGCTTTGCCGCGCAGGACGTGCCGCACGACGATCCGCTCTTTCTCGTGGCGCTGGCGGCCTACATGAACCGGCGCTATCGCGCGCGCGCCTCGGGCATCAGCGGGCAACTGGCCGGCCACCACGTGAAGGTGGGCGAGCAGTTCGTCGTGGTGGTGATGGGCCACGAAGGCCGCAACGAGCACCATGCGGTGTCGGTGACGGACTTTCAAGACAAATCGGGCTCCAGCGCCGTATCGGTGGGCGGCAACAGCTATCAGATCAGTAGCGCCGCCACCCTGGGACAGATCCGCGTGCAGGGACAGTGCAACGGCGCGGGCTTCACCGCACAGGTCGAGCGCGGCACGCCGCGCAGTCCGCTGGCGCTGCGCATCGCGCACAACGGCACGCAGATCGATGCGATCGTGCTGTCCCCGCTGGGCGCGCGCCTGCACCAGTTGATGCCCTACAAGGCGCCGCCGGACCTGAGCAAGTTCCTGCTGTCGCCCATGCCCGGGCTGCTGGTCGATGTGGCGGTGCAACCCGGTCAGGCGGTGCAGGCTGGCGAGAAGCTCGCGGTGATCGAGGCCATGAAGATGGAGAACATCCTGTTCGCCACCCAGGACGGCATCGTGGGCAAGGTGGTCGCCGGCAAGGGCGAATCGCTGGCGGTGGACCAGGTGATCCTGGAATTCCAATGAGCGCCGCGCGCGGTGTCGCGGGCAGGGCGGGCAGGGCGGGCAGGGCGGGCAGGGCCCGACCCGGCCGGCACCGCGTGGCGCATGCCTGGGTGGTGGCGCGCGTTGCAGATCAGGCCATTTTTGGCCTGCGGCGCATATTCCACTAGGGCACACTGCTATAAAAATCATAGTAAACCATTTTTGGAGCCCGCATGGCAAACCCCATCACCGCACGCCCGTTCAAGGTCCTCGGCATCCAGCAAGTCGCCATCGGCGGCACCGACAAGGAGCGCATGAAGGCGCTGTGGGTGGACATGCTGGGCCTGGAGCAAACCGGCACCTTCCGCAGCGAGCGCGAGAACGTCGATGAAGACATCCTGGCCATGGGCCGGGGCGCGCATGCGGTGGAGGTGGACCTGATGCAGCCGCTGGACGAGGACAAGAAGCCAGCCGTGCACACCACGCCGCTCAACCACATCGGCCTGTGGATCGACGATCTGCCCCGGGCGGTGGAATGGCTCGCGGCGCAGGGCGTGCGCTTCGCACCGGGCGGCATTCGCAAGGGCGCGGCGGGGCACGACATCACCTTCCTGCACCCCAAATCCAGCGCGGAGTTTCCGATTGCGGGAGAAGGCGTGCTCATCGAGCTGGTTCAGGCCCCCGCGGACGTGATTGCGGCGCTGGGTTGACGCGTCAAGCCCTTGCCTCGCGGCCGCATTGGCGTTAATTGCACGCAACTCCGGACCTCGCAGACCGGCCCGATGAGGTGTTTTCGGAAAGATAGGCGCTGCTTCGCGACAGAAGGCGACATGGGTTTGGCGGGTGTGAGATCGTGCTGACAACGTCTTGAAACCTCGCTTAAAAATCCCTAACGGTGCTTGGCCGTTGGCTGCAGATAACGGCGCTCCATTCCGGTCGGGTTTGTGGGCCTTTGATCTGGATTTGCATGGCCGGCTCCGCCAGAATCTGCGCCTGCCACGACCGGCCTATTTGCCGGATTGCCGAAACCAGACAAGAAAGGGCCCGCCCACCATGCCGACCACTGCCATTCCTACACCCTCCGCCGCGGCACAGGCCGTGCAACTGCATCGCCGCCCGCCTGCCGCGATCCAGCCCGCAGGCCCCTGGTCCGTCGAGGCCATCCAGGCGCTGCTGGACAAGCCTTTCATGGACCTGATGTTCCAGGCCCAGAGCGTGCACCGCGAGCACTGGCCCGCCGGTGACATCGAGTTGGCCACGCTGCTGTCGGTGAAGACGGGCGGCTGCCCTGAAAACTGCGGCTACTGCCCGCAGTCTGCCGAGTTCGACACGGGGGTGAAAGCCGAAAAGCTGATGAGCGTGCAAGAGGTGACCGCTGCCGCCCAGGCCGCCAAGGATGCCGGTGCCACCCGCTTTTGCATGGGCGCCGCCTGGCGCTCGCCCAAGGACCGCGATATCGAAAAAGTGAGCGAGCTGATCGGTGCCGTCAAAGGGCTGGGCATGCAGACCTGCGCCACGCTGGGCATGCTCGAATCGCACCAGGCGCAGGCGTTGAAAGACGCCGGGCTCGACTACTACAACCACAACCTGGACACCGCGCCCGAGTACTACACCGACGTGGTCAGCACCCGCGCCTACCAGGACCGGCTGGACACCCTGCAGCACGTGCGCGGCGCCGGCATCAGCGTGTGCTGCGGCGGCATCGTGGGCATGGGCGAGGCGCCGGTGCACCGCGCCGGCCTGATCGCGCAACTGGCCAACCTGAATCCCTACCCCGAGTCAGTGCCCATCAACAGCCTGGTGCGCGTGCCCGGCACCCCGCTGGCCGACAGCGAGCCGGTGGACCCGCTCGACTTCGTGCGGGTGATCGCCGTGGCGCGCATCACCATGCCCAAGGCCCGCGTGCGCCTGTCGGCTGGCCGCCAGCAGATGGGCGATGCCGTGCAGGCGCTGTGCTTCATGGCGGGCGCCAATTCGATCTTCTACGGCGACAAGCTGCTGGTGACGGGCAATCCGGAAGGCGAGGCCGATGTGAAACTGC encodes:
- the meaB gene encoding methylmalonyl Co-A mutase-associated GTPase MeaB; this encodes MSKAITLLESTRADHRAQGDELLTALLPHTGQSFRLGISGVPGVGKSTFIEVLGLHLIGLGHRVAVLTIDPSSTVSGGSILGDKTRMEHLSMHEKAYIRPSPSSGTLGGVAEKTREAMLVCEAAGYDIVMVETVGVGQSEIAVAGMTDMFVLLQLPNAGDDLQAIKKGVMEIADLVVINKADIDPHAATRAEAQITSSLRLLSQHGNPERSLGHPRHAPAAGHGEAQVESPAEPLAPPDTAPWQPKVLQISALQGKGIDAFWAAVSQFRRLQTANGRLARRREKQSLAWMWERIEAGLRHAFRQHPEVRALLPTLQADVAAGRIAASTAARNLLAAQEKSRHAAIK
- the bioB gene encoding biotin synthase BioB, which codes for MPTTAIPTPSAAAQAVQLHRRPPAAIQPAGPWSVEAIQALLDKPFMDLMFQAQSVHREHWPAGDIELATLLSVKTGGCPENCGYCPQSAEFDTGVKAEKLMSVQEVTAAAQAAKDAGATRFCMGAAWRSPKDRDIEKVSELIGAVKGLGMQTCATLGMLESHQAQALKDAGLDYYNHNLDTAPEYYTDVVSTRAYQDRLDTLQHVRGAGISVCCGGIVGMGEAPVHRAGLIAQLANLNPYPESVPINSLVRVPGTPLADSEPVDPLDFVRVIAVARITMPKARVRLSAGRQQMGDAVQALCFMAGANSIFYGDKLLVTGNPEGEADVKLLAKLGLKGHRTSRAEADELSLQA
- a CDS encoding acetyl-CoA carboxylase biotin carboxylase subunit, with translation MFTKILIANRGEIACRVIATAKKMGIATVAVYSDADKEARHVKLADEAVHIGAAPSRESYLQADRIIAACKQTGAQAVHPGYGFLSENEAFAKRVEEEGIVFIGPKHHSIAAMGDKIASKKLANEAKVSTIPGWNDAIESAERAVEIARDIGYPVMIKASAGGGGKGLRVAYNDKEALEGFTSCRNEARNSFGDDRIFIEKFVQEPRHIEIQVLGDSQGNVIYLNERECSIQRRHQKVIEEAPSPFISDATRKAMGEQAVALAKAVNYQSAGTVEFVVGKDQDFYFLEMNTRLQVEHPVTECITGLDLVELMIRVAAGEPLPLTQADVKRDGWAIECRINAEDPFRNFLPSTGRLVRFQPPEESMFQADTTKKLGVRVDTGVYEGGEIPMYYDSMIAKLIVHGQDRDDAIHKMRAALNGFVIRGVGSNIPFQAALLAHPRFVAGDFNTGFIAENYSQGFAAQDVPHDDPLFLVALAAYMNRRYRARASGISGQLAGHHVKVGEQFVVVVMGHEGRNEHHAVSVTDFQDKSGSSAVSVGGNSYQISSAATLGQIRVQGQCNGAGFTAQVERGTPRSPLALRIAHNGTQIDAIVLSPLGARLHQLMPYKAPPDLSKFLLSPMPGLLVDVAVQPGQAVQAGEKLAVIEAMKMENILFATQDGIVGKVVAGKGESLAVDQVILEFQ
- a CDS encoding acyl-CoA carboxylase subunit beta produces the protein MQDILEQLEQKRQLARQGGGQKRIDAQHKKGKLTARERIELLLDDGTFEEWDMFVEHRCTDFGMEGQKIPGDGVVTGYGMINGRLVFVFSQDFTVFGGALSETHAEKICKVMDQAMKVGAPVIGLNDSGGARIQEGVASLGGYADVFQKNVLASGVIPQISMIMGPCAGGAVYSPAMTDFIFMVKDSSYMFVTGPEVVKTVTHEEVTAEELGGAGTHTTRSGVADMAFENDVEALMMLRRLYNYLPLNNREKPPVRPSNDPADRMDMSLDTLVPENPNKPYDMKELIAKVVDDGDFFELQPDYAKNIVIGLARMEGQTVGIVANQPLVLAGCLDIKSSIKAARFVRFCDAFNIPVVTFVDVPGFMPGTAQEYGGIIKHGAKLLYAYAECTVPKITVITRKAYGGAYDVMSSKHLRGDVNLAWPHAEIAVMGAKGAVEIIFREDKNDPAKLAAREAEYKKRFANPFVASARGFIDDVILPHETRKRICRSLVMLQGKKLENPWRKHGNIPL
- a CDS encoding NYN domain-containing protein, translating into MAQAREHSAVSDGKPMKTVWIVDGAYLFNYGKGRPFDYLKLKNEITRLNGGPIHESYYLNSATDPSTDAQNAFHSWIKTAPPIGPKFRVQLYKLKKMHMNCPNCGHSFDRWVQKGVDVGIATLIIKLAAQNVYDRLILSAGDGDFEDAISYVKSELHKEVWVSGSTANLSPDLQSYSDNVLWMEDMSPAIDRNS
- a CDS encoding GNAT family N-acetyltransferase; this translates as MTSPAFTWHPVAEADFEPMLALRTAAMRESLERVGRYTPERSRERLRAAFTPEHMRHLVAPDGRRMGFVTVLSEGDRTLRLQHLYLHPDWQGAGVGAAVLAQVQDRARREGAVLRVTALQRSDANRFYQRHGFVQTGEEDVDVHYEWRPEGRAE
- a CDS encoding VOC family protein; the protein is MANPITARPFKVLGIQQVAIGGTDKERMKALWVDMLGLEQTGTFRSERENVDEDILAMGRGAHAVEVDLMQPLDEDKKPAVHTTPLNHIGLWIDDLPRAVEWLAAQGVRFAPGGIRKGAAGHDITFLHPKSSAEFPIAGEGVLIELVQAPADVIAALG